Below is a genomic region from Chloroflexota bacterium.
GGACCATAGGGAACTCATCGTCTTCGTTGATGATAATATCGTCGGCAACCTCAAGTTTGCCAAAGAGCTCTTTCGTGCCCTTATTCCCTATCAAATCAAGTGGGTGTCCCAGGCCTCGGTTATGGTAGCAAGAAATGACGAATTACTCAAACTGGCAGCCGCGAGCGGCTGCATGGCTCTACTCATCGGGTTTGAGACACTGTCCCCAGCCAATCTGGCGGCGGTGGGCAAGAAGGTCAATGTGGTGGAAGAATACGAAACGATAATCAGAAAGATTCACTCCCACGGTATCGCCATCCACGGCTTCTTTATCCTTGGCTTAGACGAAGACGATGAAGATGTTTTCGAACGCACCGTCCGCTTTGCCCAGAAAATGCGGCTAGAGAGCGCTTCGTTTGTTTGGCCTGTACCGTATCCGGGCACCGCTCTCTACGAATCCTTAGATAAGACTGGTCGAATAGTCACTAAAGACTGGTCACAGTATGAGTCTAACGTTGTATTTGAGCCAAAGCTAATGTCACGAGAGATGCTGCAAAAGGGGTATGACTGGGTTTGGCGTAAGTTTTATAGCCTACCCTCGATCTGGAGGAGAGTCGGAATCGCACGCCGGAATTTGAGGGACCTTTGGGCAGTGAATCTTTATTATCGAAATTTCTGGCGGAGAAACCACATAGCTGATAGATAGCACTTGTTCAAATCCCCTTCGTTTCTTAGTTAGTTAGATTGGAACTCGGTTCCGATTGAACATTAAGCCAAAAAGTGTGATTACCGGATTAGTCTTTAAGGGTGTAAAAGGTCAGGCAGACCC
It encodes:
- a CDS encoding B12-binding domain-containing radical SAM protein, with amino-acid sequence MKLELIVPATQENIRRRKKGLIPPLGLAMVAAVTPPEVEVSLTDGNVTGIDFQKEIDLVGITALTVTAPRAYEIADNFRARGVKVILGGVHPSALPEEASQHADAVVIGEAEGIWPNLVNDFKANKLQRMYSQREWPSLLNLPIPRRDLFAKGAYYFRNTLSTTRGCPYACSFCSVTSFFGHTYRCRPVEEILKEIETLDHRELIVFVDDNIVGNLKFAKELFRALIPYQIKWVSQASVMVARNDELLKLAAASGCMALLIGFETLSPANLAAVGKKVNVVEEYETIIRKIHSHGIAIHGFFILGLDEDDEDVFERTVRFAQKMRLESASFVWPVPYPGTALYESLDKTGRIVTKDWSQYESNVVFEPKLMSREMLQKGYDWVWRKFYSLPSIWRRVGIARRNLRDLWAVNLYYRNFWRRNHIADR